In a genomic window of Dyadobacter fermentans DSM 18053:
- a CDS encoding sensor histidine kinase, with protein MQYTPATAIFVAMTFENTKGGVVAAMHLLAWALLGFVLVFYQPLSWGVSLPAVFWVKQILNFALLVALFYFNARYLVPRYLLKNRILVFILWVIALAALMLIVSKLADQQLEVRRHMERIMPRPRHHGGPKPRHMIDGILLMTTLLVIGVSTSMAVIQRWQADARLRDSVEKQNITSELALLKAQINPHFFFNTLNNIYALSYTNVEESREATLTLSRMMRYLLYETQHDHGPLSREFEFIDDYIELMKLRVQSSSNVHYTRDEAIPDYPIAPMLLLPFIENAFKHGMNAAQESEIRIHAGLSNGALNLHVKNHIFPVQNVAGAESGGIGLSNTRRRLDLLYPEKHRLEIHTDESANTYTVDLTINLI; from the coding sequence GTGCAATACACGCCCGCGACTGCTATTTTTGTGGCGATGACCTTCGAAAACACAAAAGGCGGCGTAGTGGCCGCCATGCATTTGCTGGCCTGGGCTTTGCTCGGGTTCGTGCTGGTGTTTTACCAGCCGCTATCGTGGGGCGTGAGCCTTCCTGCGGTGTTTTGGGTAAAACAAATACTCAATTTTGCATTGCTGGTGGCGCTTTTCTATTTCAATGCCCGCTACCTGGTGCCGCGGTATCTGCTCAAAAACCGCATCCTGGTTTTCATCCTGTGGGTGATCGCGCTGGCCGCACTGATGCTGATCGTGAGCAAACTGGCCGACCAGCAACTCGAAGTCCGGCGGCATATGGAGCGCATTATGCCCCGTCCGCGCCACCACGGCGGCCCGAAGCCGAGGCACATGATCGACGGGATATTGCTGATGACGACCTTGCTCGTAATCGGCGTGAGCACGAGCATGGCGGTAATCCAGCGATGGCAAGCCGACGCCCGCCTGCGCGATTCGGTTGAAAAACAGAACATTACCTCCGAGCTGGCACTCCTGAAAGCGCAAATCAACCCGCATTTCTTTTTTAACACACTCAACAATATATACGCACTATCCTATACCAACGTCGAAGAGTCACGCGAGGCCACGCTCACGCTCTCGCGCATGATGCGCTACCTGCTGTACGAAACGCAGCACGACCACGGCCCGCTCAGCCGGGAATTCGAGTTTATCGACGATTATATCGAGCTCATGAAACTCCGCGTGCAAAGCAGCAGCAATGTGCATTACACCCGCGACGAGGCCATTCCCGACTACCCTATCGCGCCAATGCTCCTGCTGCCTTTTATCGAAAACGCATTCAAGCACGGAATGAACGCCGCGCAGGAATCGGAGATCAGGATACACGCCGGATTATCGAACGGCGCATTGAACCTTCACGTGAAAAACCATATTTTTCCTGTACAAAATGTGGCGGGCGCAGAAAGCGGCGGCATCGGCCTTAGCAACACCCGCCGGCGCCTCGACCTTTTGTATCCCGAAAAGCACCGGCTGGAAATTCATACAGATGAAAGCGCTAACACTTACACCGTAGACCTGACGATCAACCTGATATGA
- a CDS encoding RNA polymerase sigma-70 factor, whose product MLSSPGSEYSGNETSREMGGTEPHENVLGRSEEGRSDRVRPDRVHPDRVHPDRVHPDRVHPDKELFIRKTFEENPEEGCALLFRLYYSPLCSYAVRFLYSKEAAADLVSELFYAFWKNRSYESVKSSYRAYLFKSVQNRAYNLLASDLKNTDSFEQMPHYDVASTERPEALMYFEELASRIDHIVEQLPPQCQKVFMLNRFENKKIQEIAAEMNLSSRTVEGHISKALSMLRQGLKDHWTWLLLLAPILN is encoded by the coding sequence ATGCTTTCATCGCCGGGTTCGGAGTATAGCGGGAACGAGACTTCCCGCGAGATGGGTGGAACGGAGCCGCATGAAAACGTGCTCGGGCGTTCGGAGGAGGGTAGGAGCGACCGCGTCCGTCCGGACCGGGTCCATCCAGACCGGGTCCATCCAGACCGGGTCCATCCAGACCGGGTCCATCCAGACAAAGAGCTTTTTATCCGCAAGACGTTCGAGGAGAACCCTGAGGAGGGTTGTGCATTGCTGTTCAGGCTGTATTACAGTCCGTTGTGTTCCTATGCCGTGCGGTTTTTGTATTCCAAAGAAGCTGCCGCCGACCTGGTGTCGGAGCTGTTTTATGCTTTCTGGAAAAACCGGTCTTATGAGTCCGTGAAATCTTCCTACCGGGCCTACCTGTTCAAGTCCGTTCAGAACAGGGCTTACAACCTACTGGCCAGCGACCTCAAAAACACGGATTCGTTCGAGCAAATGCCCCACTACGACGTAGCGTCGACTGAGCGGCCCGAGGCGCTGATGTATTTCGAAGAACTCGCCAGCCGCATCGACCACATTGTGGAACAGCTACCGCCGCAATGCCAGAAAGTGTTCATGCTCAACCGCTTCGAGAACAAGAAGATCCAGGAGATCGCTGCTGAAATGAACCTGTCGAGCCGGACCGTCGAAGGGCATATCAGCAAGGCGCTGAGCATGCTCCGGCAGGGGCTGAAAGACCACTGGACATGGCTGCTGCTGCTTGCACCGATTTTGAATTAA
- a CDS encoding LytR/AlgR family response regulator transcription factor yields MTLNCITVDDEPLALGLVSSFVEQTPFLHLHGRYINALDALEVITKENIHLVYLDIQMPELTGMELAKVLSQNPDTRTRIVFTTAYNQFAVQGYEVDALGYLLKPFGYNQFLATAMKAKKYFENLREASNDPELDSSENYLFVKSDYKLVRIDFDAILFIESFKDYVRIHQANGSPVVSHSSLKAIEEKLPAGKFIRIHRSFIVSVGKVDSISKSAVHIGSVDIPVGDLYKDAFKELLAKWH; encoded by the coding sequence ATGACCCTGAACTGCATTACCGTTGACGACGAACCGCTCGCATTGGGCCTCGTGAGTTCATTTGTGGAGCAAACGCCGTTCCTACATTTGCACGGCAGGTATATCAATGCGCTGGATGCGCTGGAAGTGATTACGAAAGAAAATATCCACCTGGTTTACCTGGACATCCAAATGCCTGAACTAACGGGCATGGAACTGGCGAAAGTGCTGAGCCAGAACCCCGACACCAGGACGCGGATCGTGTTCACGACGGCCTACAACCAGTTTGCGGTGCAGGGGTATGAGGTGGATGCATTGGGCTATTTGCTCAAACCATTTGGCTACAACCAGTTCCTGGCGACGGCCATGAAGGCCAAAAAATACTTCGAAAACCTGCGCGAAGCCTCGAACGACCCTGAGCTTGATTCGAGTGAGAATTACTTATTTGTCAAATCGGATTACAAGCTGGTACGGATTGATTTCGACGCCATTCTCTTCATCGAATCGTTCAAGGATTATGTACGGATACATCAGGCAAACGGCAGTCCCGTGGTATCGCATAGCAGCTTGAAGGCGATCGAGGAGAAGCTTCCCGCAGGGAAATTCATCCGCATTCATCGCTCATTCATTGTATCCGTCGGGAAAGTGGATTCCATCAGCAAAAGCGCCGTGCACATCGGCAGCGTCGATATTCCTGTGGGCGATCTTTACAAAGATGCATTCAAGGAGCTACTGGCCAAATGGCACTAG
- a CDS encoding RNA polymerase sigma factor gives MLKFLNKIIFDPNDFRSVIAACIAGNSQAQHILFKKYFGYAKSICLRYTYSPEEAEEVLNEGFFKVFNNLERYDPAQPFKAWLRTVMVNNAISYFRRNKKHYTARTAFDEIPEPGVADDVVSDMTAGEIMQLIHELKPIYKTVFLLYAVDGYCHKEIAAMLEINEATVRSQYARARAQLQETIAARYPDLAGQYAMLSL, from the coding sequence ATGCTCAAATTCCTGAATAAGATCATTTTTGACCCGAACGACTTCCGTTCGGTGATCGCTGCGTGCATTGCAGGAAACAGTCAGGCCCAGCATATTTTATTCAAAAAGTATTTCGGCTATGCCAAAAGCATTTGCCTGCGCTACACCTATTCGCCCGAGGAGGCGGAGGAAGTACTCAATGAAGGGTTTTTCAAGGTGTTCAACAACCTCGAACGGTACGATCCCGCGCAGCCGTTCAAAGCCTGGCTGCGCACGGTGATGGTGAATAATGCGATCAGCTATTTCAGGAGAAACAAAAAGCATTACACCGCGCGTACGGCCTTTGACGAAATCCCCGAGCCCGGCGTCGCCGACGACGTCGTGTCGGACATGACCGCAGGAGAAATCATGCAGCTCATTCACGAACTGAAACCGATCTATAAAACGGTTTTCCTGCTCTATGCTGTGGACGGTTACTGCCACAAGGAGATTGCGGCGATGCTGGAAATTAATGAAGCCACCGTGCGCTCGCAATATGCAAGGGCGCGGGCGCAGTTGCAGGAGACCATCGCCGCTCGCTATCCCGATCTGGCCGGTCAGTACGCAATGCTTTCACTTTAA
- a CDS encoding FecR family protein — protein sequence MNTLSVNKALLFLYFAGHANPVQKRLIAEWLAQAENQELYFEWLAEWQSQSPQFLPDGQERYEAYVRFMRENRHIGPSNAASPSENDGQHSGTAAKSTRIGRRPWLMAAASVLMMGMTAWFGRERILYKTYATGFGETRSVQLSDGTGVILNANTSLRVPRFGFGEATREVRLNGEAFFNVTHTIDNKRFMVKTEENFEVMVLGTEFSVYTRQKGGKVLLKKGKVHVLFSEGREKKQLVMKPGDLMMMEKAAAKPVVKPNADTQKLTAWTGNRFIFDKTPLSEVATQLQEHYGIRVEIKDNRFANRTVSGTFQPESGEELLTLLSELFNFRLAREGEAYLILQK from the coding sequence ATGAACACATTGTCAGTAAACAAAGCACTCCTGTTCCTGTATTTTGCCGGCCATGCCAATCCCGTACAAAAGCGGCTGATTGCCGAGTGGCTCGCCCAAGCCGAAAACCAGGAGTTGTATTTCGAATGGCTCGCCGAATGGCAGTCGCAGTCGCCGCAGTTCCTGCCCGACGGCCAGGAGCGTTACGAGGCCTACGTGCGCTTCATGCGTGAAAACCGGCACATCGGACCTTCGAACGCCGCATCGCCTTCCGAAAATGACGGGCAGCATTCGGGTACCGCCGCGAAGAGCACGCGCATCGGCCGCAGGCCCTGGCTGATGGCCGCCGCATCGGTGCTCATGATGGGTATGACGGCCTGGTTTGGCCGCGAGCGGATTTTGTACAAAACCTATGCAACCGGGTTTGGTGAAACGCGCTCGGTACAGCTTTCCGACGGCACCGGTGTGATTCTGAATGCCAACACGTCGCTGCGTGTACCGCGGTTCGGTTTCGGCGAAGCCACCCGCGAGGTGCGACTGAACGGCGAGGCGTTCTTCAATGTCACGCACACCATCGACAACAAGCGGTTTATGGTTAAAACCGAGGAAAACTTCGAGGTAATGGTGCTGGGGACGGAATTTTCGGTGTATACGAGGCAGAAAGGCGGGAAAGTCCTTTTGAAAAAGGGGAAAGTCCACGTGCTGTTTTCCGAAGGCCGCGAGAAAAAGCAGCTGGTCATGAAGCCGGGTGACCTGATGATGATGGAAAAAGCCGCCGCCAAACCCGTGGTAAAGCCCAACGCCGACACTCAGAAGCTAACCGCCTGGACGGGCAACCGCTTCATTTTCGATAAAACACCGCTGTCCGAAGTAGCTACCCAATTGCAGGAACATTACGGCATCCGGGTGGAAATTAAGGACAACCGGTTCGCCAACCGCACCGTGAGCGGCACATTCCAGCCCGAGAGCGGCGAGGAACTGCTGACATTGCTTTCCGAGCTATTCAATTTCCGATTGGCCCGCGAAGGCGAGGCATACCTGATTTTACAGAAGTAA
- a CDS encoding mannonate dehydratase, producing MENSRRKFIKNGAAAVTAAAASAGLGAPALALARSHKQAAGYARDGGMQFCLAHFFGIDPTRIALSKQMNVLGAVGGINPQSVGLSNVKNWEYEAVVAVRDFWKQHGITYRVIEGPPSLYEKTKLGLDGKDEEIETFIKFIQNLSKAGIDTVCYNWMPVISWARTKLDKPSRGGALVSSFDHEDVKDKPLTKYGDFTHETMWKNLEYFLKAVVPEAEKVGVKLALHPDDPPVDKIQGIPRIMTSADAFKRLIEIVPSESNGITLCQGTFATMGEDIPSVIKYFGSRKKIHFVHFRDVRGDRNNFEETFHDDGKTDMYEAMKTYYEVGFRGPMRPDHVPTMAGDSNKNAGYSNYGALFAIGYMRGLVEAVAKRG from the coding sequence ATGGAAAATTCACGCAGGAAATTTATCAAAAACGGCGCCGCAGCGGTTACTGCGGCAGCCGCTTCTGCGGGGCTGGGAGCACCCGCGCTCGCATTGGCCCGGTCGCACAAGCAAGCCGCCGGGTACGCACGCGACGGCGGTATGCAGTTTTGCCTCGCGCATTTCTTCGGCATCGATCCCACACGCATTGCGCTTTCCAAGCAGATGAACGTGCTCGGTGCGGTAGGAGGGATCAATCCGCAGAGTGTGGGGCTTTCCAATGTCAAAAACTGGGAGTACGAAGCCGTGGTGGCGGTGCGCGATTTCTGGAAGCAGCATGGCATTACCTACCGCGTGATCGAAGGGCCGCCGTCGCTCTATGAAAAAACCAAGCTGGGGCTCGATGGCAAAGACGAGGAAATAGAGACTTTTATCAAGTTTATCCAAAATCTTTCGAAAGCCGGTATTGACACGGTTTGCTACAACTGGATGCCGGTAATCAGCTGGGCGCGCACGAAGCTCGACAAGCCCTCCCGCGGGGGCGCGCTCGTGAGCTCGTTCGACCACGAGGACGTGAAGGACAAGCCGCTCACCAAATACGGCGACTTCACGCACGAAACGATGTGGAAAAACCTCGAATACTTCCTCAAAGCCGTCGTGCCGGAGGCCGAAAAAGTAGGCGTGAAGCTTGCATTACATCCTGATGATCCTCCGGTGGACAAAATCCAGGGCATACCGCGCATCATGACCTCGGCCGATGCATTCAAACGCCTGATCGAGATCGTACCAAGCGAAAGCAACGGCATCACATTATGCCAGGGCACATTCGCCACGATGGGCGAGGACATCCCGTCGGTGATCAAGTATTTCGGCAGCCGCAAAAAGATCCATTTCGTGCATTTCCGCGACGTACGCGGCGACAGGAACAACTTCGAAGAAACCTTCCACGACGACGGCAAAACCGACATGTACGAAGCTATGAAGACCTATTACGAAGTAGGTTTCCGCGGCCCCATGCGCCCCGACCACGTACCCACAATGGCCGGCGACAGCAACAAAAACGCCGGTTACAGCAACTACGGCGCCCTGTTCGCCATCGGCTACATGCGCGGGCTGGTGGAAGCGGTGGCGAAGCGGGGGTGA
- a CDS encoding SusC/RagA family TonB-linked outer membrane protein, with protein MKQRSILSFVCCGLMLTASPPLDAQVLALNAHKNRMLPPEQTTHQVKLLDVLLQLKKFYSADILFEESQMSGITVPDFVFDKNLSAEKNMEALLKSTGLVLKKVRKNAYMILPRRIETSAIGSRPSADLQVVAGARAVAAEIKVSGTVTDNNGEGLPGVNVLVKGTINGTNTDVNGKYELDVPSSESVLVFTSIGFQKQEVAVGQRSVVDVKMAVETQTLDEVVVTALGIKKEKKALGYAISEVKGEELTQARSTNIANSLVGKVAGLNISSTATGPSGSSRIVIRGNGSISGNNQPLIIVDGIPINNDNLGSVAIGANREGSWTGSDRGDGISSLNPDEIESISVLKGATAAALYGSRASNGAILVTTKGGKADKGIGVEVNSNFLAEDLLFKSYKDYQYEYGLGSNGVKPTTVAETATRNSWGGRLDGSNSINYDGVERPYVAAKDNLRKFYNVGTTFTNSIALTGATEKVTYRLSMSDLNNKGVLPNNTLRRNNFALNTNGNLGKRISFVANAKYIIEKNHNRPRVNDSPGNANFAMYVLPTSLDVDVLKNAQFDANGNEKVWSDNQYTQNPYFATEQFQQDDNKKRVIASFEPKYTITDWLYLKGRIGFDNFNYRYKSIEPYGTGYVLRGSYTSSLREFTETNKELLVGINRKMGEKFAFSGLFGGNMMKQVTNLNEVSANNSFNIPFFYDISNIDPAARTVTEAYIEKRINSVYGSAEFSYNNYLFVTATARNDWFSTLAKGKNSIFYPSFGVSFVASEALKMPAVINYLKFRGSWAQAGGDTDPYNLSLYYSLSGAHLGSALAQINGTRVPNSGLQPLTSTVSELGLEAKLFNNLLNVDFAVYDRKTTDDIVSATISQTSGYTSALFNVGAIRNRGIELLLGATIVNSKKFTWDASFNMGYNDSEVLSLYGDLQTLRVDQSRPGSAFIHQDVGKPYSQIKGYDFKRDASGNIVYNSQGLAMAGDIKTFGSGVSPYTLGLNNTFNYKGISLSVLVDGKFGGYIYSGTNALAYRFGLHEATLVGREGGVTGEGVTESGEPNTAKAPAQAYYSNWYSAIATPFVHKSDFIKLRQIIFQYSIPSRFLGKMPFKGASVSIVGRNLAVLMKKVPVIDPEATYNNGNAQGVEFAGTPPTRSYGVNLNLKF; from the coding sequence ATGAAACAAAGATCAATACTATCATTTGTTTGCTGTGGCCTGATGCTCACCGCGTCGCCGCCTTTGGACGCCCAGGTGCTGGCCCTGAACGCGCATAAGAACCGCATGCTCCCGCCGGAGCAAACCACCCACCAGGTGAAGTTACTCGACGTGCTTTTACAACTTAAAAAATTCTATTCCGCCGATATCCTGTTCGAAGAGAGCCAGATGAGCGGCATTACCGTCCCGGATTTTGTGTTCGACAAAAACCTTTCCGCGGAAAAGAACATGGAGGCATTGCTCAAATCCACAGGGCTGGTACTCAAAAAGGTACGTAAGAATGCTTACATGATTTTGCCGAGAAGGATCGAGACGTCGGCTATTGGCAGCCGGCCGTCGGCTGATTTGCAGGTGGTGGCAGGTGCAAGGGCCGTAGCGGCCGAGATAAAGGTCAGCGGAACGGTAACGGACAACAACGGCGAGGGCCTCCCGGGCGTGAACGTGCTCGTAAAAGGCACGATTAATGGTACCAACACGGATGTGAACGGCAAGTATGAGCTCGATGTGCCTTCGTCCGAGTCGGTGCTCGTGTTTACTTCAATCGGCTTCCAGAAGCAGGAAGTGGCGGTGGGACAGCGCTCGGTGGTGGATGTGAAAATGGCGGTGGAAACGCAAACGCTCGACGAGGTGGTGGTAACCGCATTGGGGATCAAAAAGGAGAAAAAGGCGCTGGGTTATGCCATTTCGGAAGTGAAAGGCGAAGAACTCACGCAGGCGCGCTCGACCAACATCGCCAACAGCCTCGTGGGCAAAGTGGCGGGTCTGAACATTTCCAGCACGGCGACGGGACCGAGCGGTTCGTCGCGTATAGTAATCCGCGGTAATGGCTCCATTTCGGGCAACAACCAGCCGCTGATCATCGTCGACGGGATTCCTATTAACAATGATAACCTCGGCTCGGTGGCCATCGGCGCCAACCGCGAGGGCTCATGGACCGGCTCCGACCGCGGCGACGGTATTTCGAGCTTGAACCCCGACGAAATCGAGAGCATCAGCGTTTTGAAAGGTGCAACCGCGGCGGCGTTATATGGCTCGCGGGCCTCCAATGGCGCTATTTTGGTAACTACAAAAGGCGGCAAGGCGGATAAGGGCATCGGCGTGGAAGTGAACAGCAACTTTCTTGCAGAGGATCTTTTGTTTAAATCCTACAAAGACTATCAATACGAATACGGCCTCGGCAGCAACGGCGTGAAACCGACCACCGTGGCCGAAACTGCCACGCGTAACTCCTGGGGCGGCCGCCTGGATGGCAGCAACTCTATCAACTACGACGGTGTGGAGCGCCCGTACGTGGCCGCGAAGGACAACCTGCGCAAGTTTTATAATGTCGGGACCACATTCACGAACTCCATCGCATTGACGGGCGCTACCGAAAAGGTGACCTACCGCTTGTCGATGAGCGACCTGAACAACAAAGGCGTGCTGCCCAACAACACGCTCCGCCGCAACAACTTCGCATTGAACACCAATGGTAACCTCGGCAAACGCATTTCGTTCGTGGCCAATGCGAAGTATATCATCGAGAAAAACCACAACCGCCCGCGTGTGAACGACTCGCCGGGTAATGCGAACTTCGCGATGTACGTGCTCCCGACGTCGCTCGATGTGGATGTGCTCAAAAACGCGCAGTTCGATGCGAACGGCAACGAAAAGGTGTGGTCGGACAACCAGTACACCCAAAACCCGTACTTCGCCACCGAGCAGTTCCAGCAGGATGATAACAAGAAGCGCGTAATCGCCTCATTTGAACCAAAATACACCATTACCGACTGGCTTTACCTGAAAGGCCGCATTGGTTTCGATAATTTCAATTACCGGTACAAAAGCATTGAGCCGTACGGGACGGGCTATGTGCTGCGGGGAAGCTATACATCGTCGCTGCGCGAGTTCACAGAAACCAACAAGGAGCTTTTGGTAGGTATCAACCGAAAAATGGGCGAGAAGTTTGCATTCAGTGGCTTGTTTGGCGGAAACATGATGAAGCAGGTAACGAACCTGAACGAGGTTTCGGCCAACAACAGCTTCAACATTCCGTTCTTTTATGACATTTCCAATATCGACCCCGCAGCCCGCACGGTTACGGAGGCTTATATCGAAAAGCGCATCAACTCGGTGTACGGCTCGGCGGAATTTTCATACAACAATTACCTTTTTGTGACCGCTACGGCGCGTAACGACTGGTTTTCGACGCTTGCCAAGGGTAAGAACAGCATTTTCTACCCGTCGTTCGGCGTGAGCTTTGTGGCTTCGGAGGCCTTGAAAATGCCTGCGGTGATCAACTACCTGAAATTCCGCGGATCGTGGGCACAGGCCGGTGGCGATACCGACCCGTACAACCTGTCGCTTTACTACTCGCTGAGCGGTGCGCACTTGGGATCGGCATTGGCGCAGATCAATGGAACGCGCGTGCCGAACAGCGGTTTGCAGCCATTGACTTCAACGGTTTCCGAGCTGGGTTTGGAAGCTAAATTGTTCAATAACCTGCTGAATGTCGACTTCGCGGTGTACGATCGTAAAACGACCGACGATATTGTAAGTGCCACTATTTCACAGACTTCCGGCTACACGAGCGCATTGTTCAACGTAGGAGCGATCCGTAACCGAGGTATCGAGCTGCTTTTGGGCGCTACCATCGTGAATAGCAAGAAATTTACCTGGGACGCATCGTTCAACATGGGTTACAACGACAGTGAGGTGCTGAGCCTTTACGGCGATCTGCAAACGCTGCGCGTGGACCAGTCGCGGCCGGGCTCGGCGTTTATCCACCAGGATGTAGGCAAGCCTTACAGCCAGATCAAAGGATATGATTTCAAACGCGACGCGAGCGGCAACATCGTGTACAACTCGCAGGGCCTTGCCATGGCGGGCGACATCAAGACCTTTGGCTCGGGCGTATCGCCTTACACATTGGGTTTGAACAATACATTCAACTACAAGGGCATCAGCCTCAGTGTGTTGGTGGATGGTAAATTCGGCGGGTACATTTATTCGGGTACCAATGCCCTGGCTTATCGTTTCGGCTTGCACGAAGCCACGCTGGTGGGCCGCGAAGGCGGTGTAACGGGCGAGGGCGTGACCGAATCAGGCGAGCCTAATACCGCGAAAGCGCCTGCGCAGGCTTATTACAGCAACTGGTACTCGGCCATTGCTACGCCATTTGTGCATAAATCAGACTTTATCAAACTGCGCCAGATCATTTTCCAATACTCGATCCCGAGCCGCTTCCTGGGCAAGATGCCGTTCAAAGGTGCATCGGTGTCGATCGTGGGACGTAACCTGGCGGTGCTCATGAAGAAAGTGCCGGTAATTGATCCCGAAGCGACTTACAACAACGGCAACGCGCAGGGAGTAGAGTTTGCCGGAACGCCGCCGACGCGGTCATACGGTGTGAACCTGAACCTGAAATTCTGA
- a CDS encoding SusD/RagB family nutrient-binding outer membrane lipoprotein — MLKKLTICLALLAGAGACTKDFEEINVNPNAPNTVPVDYLLGQSQLLLTGSASGPASKAWRANFGYAACLIQQMSSIDATFYKGSFYTFLGEINSAFFDNSYTFAVKSMVNLIDVAQKDPKNVNVLSMARIIKVMEFSRTTDLYGDIPYFEAGKGFIDANFSPKYDAQQTIYMDMLKELEEARNAFDPAQYIPKAADYIYGGDLDKWKRAANSLMLRLAMRMQKADAANAQLWAKKAIDAGLITSNAETIAVKFSNTGAEINSNPNSWILGPSGSNVTNIPNAGVQWAKTLIDMMKTRQDPRLPIISMIKGGDNSVAKQRGLPNATDATGLAQLDEKNLDNYSRPATGVIGIALPWIYMTYAETQLLKAEAIERGWAMGSAKAAFQAGQSAALEQMSWANATIPGADITAYATKNPYPESGTLDAKMNAIHTEVYLIAASTFNHIEGYANWRRTGFPVLTPVNYLGNDTNGQIPRRLRYPLSEEGINPNFKTAIERQGPDVFMTRIWWDK; from the coding sequence ATGCTTAAAAAATTAACCATATGCCTTGCATTGCTCGCCGGAGCGGGCGCTTGCACCAAGGATTTCGAGGAAATAAATGTAAACCCGAATGCGCCGAACACGGTGCCGGTGGATTACCTGCTCGGGCAGTCGCAATTGCTGCTGACCGGCTCGGCGAGCGGCCCGGCCTCGAAGGCCTGGCGTGCGAACTTCGGGTACGCCGCCTGCCTGATCCAGCAAATGTCGTCCATCGACGCCACGTTTTACAAAGGGAGTTTTTATACATTTCTGGGAGAAATCAACTCCGCTTTCTTCGATAATTCGTACACCTTCGCCGTGAAAAGCATGGTGAACCTGATCGACGTGGCGCAGAAGGATCCGAAAAATGTAAACGTACTGTCGATGGCGCGCATCATTAAAGTGATGGAATTCTCGCGTACCACCGATTTGTACGGTGATATTCCTTATTTCGAAGCAGGAAAGGGCTTTATCGACGCCAATTTTTCCCCGAAATACGACGCGCAGCAAACCATTTATATGGATATGCTGAAAGAGCTGGAAGAAGCCCGCAACGCATTCGACCCAGCGCAGTACATCCCGAAAGCAGCCGATTACATCTATGGTGGCGACCTCGACAAGTGGAAACGCGCGGCCAACTCACTTATGCTACGCCTCGCCATGCGCATGCAAAAGGCCGACGCAGCCAATGCGCAGCTCTGGGCCAAAAAGGCCATCGACGCCGGGCTGATTACCAGCAATGCGGAGACGATCGCGGTGAAATTCAGCAACACCGGCGCGGAAATCAACTCCAACCCGAACTCCTGGATTCTCGGACCGAGCGGCTCGAATGTGACCAACATTCCGAATGCGGGTGTACAATGGGCCAAAACGCTCATTGACATGATGAAAACCCGTCAGGACCCGCGGCTGCCCATTATTTCCATGATCAAAGGCGGGGATAACAGCGTAGCGAAGCAGCGCGGCCTGCCCAACGCCACCGACGCGACCGGCCTTGCCCAGCTCGACGAGAAAAACCTCGATAACTACTCGCGTCCCGCAACAGGCGTGATCGGCATTGCGTTGCCGTGGATTTACATGACCTACGCCGAAACGCAGCTCCTCAAAGCCGAGGCCATCGAACGCGGCTGGGCCATGGGCAGTGCCAAAGCGGCATTCCAGGCAGGACAATCGGCCGCATTGGAACAAATGTCCTGGGCCAATGCCACGATCCCTGGTGCCGACATTACTGCTTACGCTACTAAAAACCCGTATCCTGAATCCGGCACGCTGGACGCGAAGATGAATGCCATTCACACGGAGGTATATCTGATCGCGGCCAGTACTTTTAACCATATTGAGGGATATGCCAACTGGCGCAGGACGGGCTTCCCGGTGCTCACGCCCGTGAACTACCTCGGCAACGACACCAACGGCCAAATCCCGCGCCGCCTGCGCTACCCGCTCAGCGAGGAGGGCATTAACCCCAACTTCAAAACGGCGATCGAGCGGCAGGGACCCGATGTGTTCATGACGCGCATCTGGTGGGATAAGTAA